The segment TCCAACAGATCTTCGGGAATGGTCTTAACTCGAATCTCGTGAATTAGATGGTCGAACTGACCTCCCATTTTGGATCCTTTTGCAAGTCCTTCCGTGCGAACTCCGATCTTAGTGATGATCTTTTTGCCCGGCTCCACTTTGTAGAAATCGACGTGACGAATCCGATCGATTTCTGGAAATCTTTGGATTTCCTTAACATATACCTTATGCGTTCCTTCTCCTTCGACTTCTAAGTCGATAAGAGTGGATTGACGAATTCCGGAATGAACTAGTTTATCCAGTTCTTTTTCATTAACGGCTCCGGAAGAAGCTTTCCCGCTGCCGATGATGTTTATGGGCACCATTCCGGACGCACGAAGGCGATTATTGACGTTTTTGCCGGTTTCCGTTCTCTTTTTAACGGTAATTTTGTGGCTCATGGTTCCTACCCTTGTTTCCTAATTAAATAGATCGCTAACCGATTGGTTGGTTGAAATTCTCTGGATTGCCGCGGCAAAAAGCGGGGCAACCGAGAGAGTTTTTAATTTCGAAATCTTTTTGGATTCCGGAATTTCGATGGAATTCGAAAGAACGACTTCTATGAACGGAGTCGAATTTAATCGATCGATTGCCTCTCCCGATAGAACTCCGTGGCTTGCCGCACAATAGACGCTTTTTGCTCCGTTCTTCAACAAAGCGTCGGCCGCCTTACAGATCGTACCGGCAGTATCGATCATATCGTCTAGAAGGATACAATTCTTTCCTTCTATCTCTCCGATAACATGCATTACTTCGGAAACGTTCGCTTTTGGACGACGCTTATCAATGATCGCTAAAGTAGCGTTAACTTTCTTACCGAAGGATCTTGCCCGTTCTGCGCCGCCCGAGTCCGGAGAGACGATGACTAAATCATCGATTTTTTTATTACGAAAATATTCTACGAGAACGGGATTAAAATGAAGATTATCCACCGGAACTTTAAAAAACCCCTGAATTTGATCGGCGTGAAGATCCATCGTAATCATTCGAGTCGGACCTTGAACTTCGATCAGGTCCGCCACGACCCTCGCCGAAATCGGAACGCGAGGTTCCACCTTTCTATCTTGACGGCCGTATCCATAATAAGGCATTACGACCGAGATACTGTTTGCAGATGCTCTTCGTAAGGCGTCCATGATGAGTAGGAGTTCCATCAAATGATCGTTTGCCGGAGCCGAAGTGGATTGGATAAGAAATATATCCCTGCCTCGCACGTTCTCATCTATTTTGACGGCGATTTCTCCGTCGGAAAATTTGCGTAAATTGATTTTGCCCGGCGCAATTTGAAGCTCTTTACAGATCTCTTCGGTAATTGTGCGATTGGATGATCCAGAGAATACCGCTAATTGGCTCATTTTGCAGGAACTTCTCCCTTTAGGATTGCCGAGAGAGCCTCTAAATCTTGGGGAGAGTTGACCCCTTGGCTTTCACCGCTGTCTTTCAGCACAACTGCGCCCAATTTCTTTCCTTCCTTCTTATACAAAGCTACCAAGTCCGGGAGATAATATTCGCCTTGGGCATTGCTATTTCCAATTTTACGTAGCGAATCGAACAAAGCCTCGGAATCGAAAACGTAGGTTCCGGTATTGATCTCATCGATCTTCTTTTGCTCTGCGTCCGCATCCTTTTCTTCCACGATCGCAATTACTTCCCCGCTTCCGTTACGAACGATTCGGCCGTAACCGGTCGGATTATCCACTTTCGCGGAGAGTAGAGTTGCAGAGAATCCGTTTTGATTATGCGTTGCAATAAGAGAGCGGAATGTTTTGCCGGTAATCATAGGGACATCCCCGCAAGCTACTAAGATAGGACCGCTATGTCCGTTGATGGAATGCTCGGCGCTTAAAACTGCATGAGCCGTTCCAAGCTGATCTTTCTGCTCTGCGAATTTTAAATCGGGAATTCCCGCACAGAGAGCCTGAACTTCTTCTTTTTTATAACCGACGACGACGACGATATCACCGACCCCTGATTCGCGAAGGTGATCGATGACATGGATCAGGAGTGGTTTTCCGTTCAAAGAAACCGCGACCTTAGGTTGATCGGTCTTCATGCGGGTTCCCTTGCCTGCAGCAAGTACCACAGCAACAGCTTCCTTTGAGATATTCATTCGTTATCCGGTGAAGTAGAACAATGGCTGGGCCGCTAGGATTCGAACCTAGGAAATGGCGGTACCAAAAACCGCTGCCTTACCACTTGGCGACGGCCCAGTTTCTATCTTTAATAATTAAAGCTTACAAACGTAAGACCTGGAAACTCTGCTCTCATTTTTGCAAGCAGTTCATCCCGTATCTCCAATCCTTGAACCAATCCATAGATGCAAGATCCTGAACCGGTCATCGAGGAATAGCTGGCTCCGTTTGCCAGAAAGCACTTCTTCAATCCCCCGAGTTCCGGAAAGGTTTGGAAGGCTAACGGCTCGAAGTCGTTTACGAGCTTTCCCTCCAAATCCGCCCAATTTCCTTCTTTCAGAGCAAATCCGACGTCTTTGGCTAGAGAAGTCCAGTTTTTCGAGGGAGGGTCGGCTTGTAAAGGTTTTTTGAGACCTGCATACATTTCAGCCGTAGACAAAATCTGAGGAGTGAGAGCTAAAATTCCCTGGCCCGAATGAACTTCTATATCTTCCAAGACTTCTCCCTTTCCGGAAACGAATGCATGGCCTTCGTTTAGAAAAAAAGGAACGTCCGAACCTATGCTCGCTGCCAAATCGGAGAGTCCGTCCGAGCTAAATTCCTGGGTTAAGCCGAAATAGAAAGATAATAGCGATGCGGCGTTACTAGATCCGCCTCCCAACCCTGCCGCAGGCGGGATCCTTTTTGTTATATGAATCCGAACCCCGGGTAATTCCCGGTACTGAGATCGAATCTTTTGATAGGTTTTGTATAGAATATTCTTAGTTACGTCCCCTTTTTCGGAGACTTCGTCATAAAGGGAACGCTTCTCTGCAATGATTTGATTTTCGGATACAAGTTGAAAGAGACCGGGATCGATGGGTGCAATCCTAATATCGTCCCCCCAATTAATTCGAAGAAAGATGCTACGAATCTCGTGATAGCCGTCGGGTCTTTTGTACGGAATTTCCAACCCTAGATTGATCTTAGCCGGAGAGAGCAAAGTAATTCTTGTTTGAACAATCCTCGATCCCGAGTCAATTCATTATCAGACTTGGATTCGAAAGGAAGATTGAGAATTTAGAGAATTGAAATAATAAAGGGAGAATTTTATAAACCATCGGATCAAATTTGCGGAATTCTACTGCGACAATGGATGCAAAAAACAATCCGCATCGATACGTGGATCTAATTTTTCGACTCCCTTATTTGTTCCTTCCAATAAGCAAGAATCCTTTGCCTTAACGCTGTCGGGGATTTTATAATAACGTTGGAACCGAATCCCTTCAGCGTGCTTAAAAACCAATCTTCATTTTTAATTTTGGCTTTAGATAAATAGAATGTATTCCCGCCCAGATCTAAAGATTCTTTCGTCCGTTCCAATCCGAGCCTTTTGTGCAGATTAAAGTAAACTTCCGAAGCGTGGTATATTTCGGCGACGGATCCGTCATTATCCGTTTTTTTTAAGAATTCCTTTAGATGCAAAATAGCTTGTCTTCTTTCCTGGTCCGGAACTTGAACGGCTTCGTCCTTACTGACCGAAAAGGTTAAAATAGAATCTAGTCGAAACGACCTTGGCGCGTTTCTCGTATGGCAATATCCTATCAGATATTCTTCCCGATAGCTGAATAAAGCCCATGGATCCGCCTTTCTTTTTATCGGAGTCGCTTCTCCCTGAGCTTGATATTCGATCACGACGGCCTTATTTAAATTTATCGCTTCCGATATTTGTTTTTTTAAGTCCTTCGCGTCTAAAATTCCCGAAGAAGGTAAAATAGTATTGATCTTATCCAAAACGGATTTGAGAACAAGACTCCGATCCGAACTTACTTCCTTTTGCTCTTCTTCCAAAAGCAAAGTTCGCAAGGTTGCCCATTCTCTAACGCTCAAAGTTAAGCCTTCGTCCATCCTATTCGGCAACCGTATCCCGATCGTCTCTCCGTCGTAATCGATTTCCACGAGTTGATCGGGAGTGTACGGATAAGAGCCGACCATATAAAGCTTACCTAATTCTTTTTTTAAATCGGAAACTTCTTTGATACCCGAGTATTTGGAAAGATCCTCTAAACTCATCCTCCGATTTTCCTTAAGCAACCGAATCAATGCAAGCTTAGTCTGTAACTTCTTTGTAGTAGGATTCATATCTAAGCCAGTATCCAAAAAAAAAGGATCGCATGCAATCTGAAAAATCGAACGATTCTCCGGAAGGGCTTTAAGTCCCTACTCTTTGAAATGGCGGAAATTTTTTTACTCGGAGCAGGTTCGTTCAAGCGTGACAGCCTAAGATCGGTGTAATATCATAGATCGTCCGATCGAATCTCGGATGTAAAGAGTGTATCCATGAAAATATTAATCACAGGCGCGACCGGCTTTTTGGGAAAGCGAATCGTAGATCTTTTAAAAAAAGAAGGGGAGCACGAATTGTATGCGCTTGTAAGAAGCGAATCGTCCGCTTCTACCTCCCGTAAACTCGGACTCCAGCCGATTCTTGCGGATCTAGGGGATCCTCTATCCCTAAAGAAAGCTTTAGAAGGAATTAAGCTCGACTCGGTTATCCACCTCGCCGCCGAAATCGCCACCCAACGAAATAAACAACTTCTCTGGAAGGTGAATCACGAAGGAACGAAAAATCTTTTCGAATCCGTTGCGAATCTAGGATTAAAACGATTTATATTTGCCAGCACCGTAGTAGTCGGGGAAGCAAACGGAGAATTACTTTCGGAAGATAAACCTCTAAATGTGGAAACCGAGTATGGAAGAACAAAACAGGCTTCGGAGCAGATGTTGCTCGAAGCTTATAAAACGAAAGGCTTTCCCGCAATTATACTTCGTCCATCTCATATATACGGTCCTGGAGGCTGGTTTCAGGATTTGATTCGGGATATAAAAATCGGACTCTTTAGAATTCCGGGCAACGGATTGAATTATTGGGATGTAGTTTACGTGGATGACGTTGCAGCCGCGTTTTTAAAGGTCTTACATTCGGGCAAACCGGGAGAGATCTATCATATCGTGGATGATACTCCCGTGACTATGCAGGATTTCTTTAACGAAGCGGGAACTTATTTAGGTAAAAAGAAGATAGGTCACGCTCCGGTATTCATCGCGAATTTATTAAAAGGGAAAGATCCGGTTCGAGCGGCGACTAGATCCGCAAGAAACTCGAATTCAAAACTTAAATCCCTGGGCTGGAAACCTGCTTACTCGGATTATAAATCAGGCCTTAAGCAAACTTTCCTAAGCGCCAATTAACGAGGATTGCTTAACATCCGATATTATCGTTTTTCCATGGAAAAGACGATAATATCCGGTTTATTCTCTACAAGAACAGGTGTAAACGTTTTCCCCAAAATACTATTTACCGAATCGTAATATGTATTATGCTCGAAAGGTCGATTCGGATCGGCATTGCGATCGGTCAGCACTTTT is part of the Leptospira broomii serovar Hurstbridge str. 5399 genome and harbors:
- a CDS encoding 50S ribosomal protein L25/general stress protein Ctc, yielding MSHKITVKKRTETGKNVNNRLRASGMVPINIIGSGKASSGAVNEKELDKLVHSGIRQSTLIDLEVEGEGTHKVYVKEIQRFPEIDRIRHVDFYKVEPGKKIITKIGVRTEGLAKGSKMGGQFDHLIHEIRVKTIPEDLLESLVIDVSDLDVGDSIKVSQLKVPASWEILVNGDPIVASVLKTKALLAQERADAKEAADAKAKAPKKGGK
- a CDS encoding ribose-phosphate diphosphokinase; the protein is MSQLAVFSGSSNRTITEEICKELQIAPGKINLRKFSDGEIAVKIDENVRGRDIFLIQSTSAPANDHLMELLLIMDALRRASANSISVVMPYYGYGRQDRKVEPRVPISARVVADLIEVQGPTRMITMDLHADQIQGFFKVPVDNLHFNPVLVEYFRNKKIDDLVIVSPDSGGAERARSFGKKVNATLAIIDKRRPKANVSEVMHVIGEIEGKNCILLDDMIDTAGTICKAADALLKNGAKSVYCAASHGVLSGEAIDRLNSTPFIEVVLSNSIEIPESKKISKLKTLSVAPLFAAAIQRISTNQSVSDLFN
- a CDS encoding sugar phosphate nucleotidyltransferase, coding for MNISKEAVAVVLAAGKGTRMKTDQPKVAVSLNGKPLLIHVIDHLRESGVGDIVVVVGYKKEEVQALCAGIPDLKFAEQKDQLGTAHAVLSAEHSINGHSGPILVACGDVPMITGKTFRSLIATHNQNGFSATLLSAKVDNPTGYGRIVRNGSGEVIAIVEEKDADAEQKKIDEINTGTYVFDSEALFDSLRKIGNSNAQGEYYLPDLVALYKKEGKKLGAVVLKDSGESQGVNSPQDLEALSAILKGEVPAK
- a CDS encoding 4-(cytidine 5'-diphospho)-2-C-methyl-D-erythritol kinase, whose translation is MLSPAKINLGLEIPYKRPDGYHEIRSIFLRINWGDDIRIAPIDPGLFQLVSENQIIAEKRSLYDEVSEKGDVTKNILYKTYQKIRSQYRELPGVRIHITKRIPPAAGLGGGSSNAASLLSFYFGLTQEFSSDGLSDLAASIGSDVPFFLNEGHAFVSGKGEVLEDIEVHSGQGILALTPQILSTAEMYAGLKKPLQADPPSKNWTSLAKDVGFALKEGNWADLEGKLVNDFEPLAFQTFPELGGLKKCFLANGASYSSMTGSGSCIYGLVQGLEIRDELLAKMRAEFPGLTFVSFNY
- a CDS encoding helix-turn-helix transcriptional regulator codes for the protein MNPTTKKLQTKLALIRLLKENRRMSLEDLSKYSGIKEVSDLKKELGKLYMVGSYPYTPDQLVEIDYDGETIGIRLPNRMDEGLTLSVREWATLRTLLLEEEQKEVSSDRSLVLKSVLDKINTILPSSGILDAKDLKKQISEAINLNKAVVIEYQAQGEATPIKRKADPWALFSYREEYLIGYCHTRNAPRSFRLDSILTFSVSKDEAVQVPDQERRQAILHLKEFLKKTDNDGSVAEIYHASEVYFNLHKRLGLERTKESLDLGGNTFYLSKAKIKNEDWFLSTLKGFGSNVIIKSPTALRQRILAYWKEQIRESKN
- a CDS encoding NAD-dependent epimerase/dehydratase family protein, with the translated sequence MKILITGATGFLGKRIVDLLKKEGEHELYALVRSESSASTSRKLGLQPILADLGDPLSLKKALEGIKLDSVIHLAAEIATQRNKQLLWKVNHEGTKNLFESVANLGLKRFIFASTVVVGEANGELLSEDKPLNVETEYGRTKQASEQMLLEAYKTKGFPAIILRPSHIYGPGGWFQDLIRDIKIGLFRIPGNGLNYWDVVYVDDVAAAFLKVLHSGKPGEIYHIVDDTPVTMQDFFNEAGTYLGKKKIGHAPVFIANLLKGKDPVRAATRSARNSNSKLKSLGWKPAYSDYKSGLKQTFLSAN